From Staphylococcus delphini, one genomic window encodes:
- a CDS encoding restriction endonuclease FokI C-terminal domain-containing protein gives MNIRSFGWIQNPSDFNKLKKTVAIFDSDSKQYNLLKEKLVEENIYHFKDIQKSLQTKLDNGCEEFTYSELVGRNLNKYGKTPKSRKDSVPNALIQISLESQSSNTRGKKFTDEWSSDGFLRWAVSLNFVQHNREEDTFKITDKGMEFIKTETEEEMHQVLKEALLSYPPATRVLEILDKHPNVTKFFIGNRIGFKDEPGFTSYPEELMIEWIKDSADKNEENKIRTDVEGTADKYARMICGWLKKVGYVNQKSSRYKSAINEEREITGFTQYSITGKGKHALKQIKGNSSNSKNTKFLLWEFLAVKGKGKNYIRTRRATILKFLESSTSFKNLINHLKHKGFNDSINVIKSDIEGLNNIGIRIDLNDNSVRLLDKINNFHIPKINVNLSNEEKDKLKVKEFFISETSIPNKFITLLDLAYDGNANRDFEIITSEFIREVYKLNTKHLGGTRKPDILIWNDEFGIIADTKAYSKGYKKNISEEDKMVRYIDENAKRSKDDNPNEWWINFGKNIPSSNYFYLWVSSEFIGKFEEQLKETASRTNTNGASLNVYQLLMGGHLVQTGRFNISNLPAYMNNSEIKFS, from the coding sequence ATGAATATAAGATCATTTGGTTGGATACAAAATCCATCAGATTTTAATAAACTAAAAAAAACAGTGGCAATATTTGATAGTGATTCTAAACAATATAATTTATTGAAAGAGAAATTAGTAGAAGAAAATATTTACCATTTTAAAGATATACAGAAATCACTACAAACAAAGTTAGACAATGGTTGTGAAGAGTTTACGTATTCTGAATTAGTTGGCAGAAACCTTAATAAATATGGAAAAACACCAAAAAGTAGAAAAGATTCGGTACCTAATGCTCTAATACAGATTTCTTTAGAATCACAAAGTTCAAATACAAGAGGAAAAAAATTTACAGATGAGTGGTCTTCTGATGGTTTTTTACGGTGGGCAGTTAGTTTGAACTTTGTACAACATAATAGAGAGGAAGATACTTTTAAAATCACCGATAAAGGTATGGAATTTATTAAAACTGAAACAGAAGAAGAAATGCATCAGGTCCTTAAGGAAGCATTATTAAGCTATCCTCCTGCGACTAGAGTTCTCGAAATTCTTGATAAGCATCCAAATGTGACAAAATTTTTTATTGGAAATAGGATAGGTTTTAAAGATGAACCAGGGTTTACTTCATATCCAGAGGAGTTAATGATAGAGTGGATTAAAGATTCAGCTGATAAAAATGAAGAAAATAAAATAAGAACCGATGTTGAGGGGACGGCTGACAAATATGCTCGTATGATTTGCGGATGGTTAAAAAAAGTTGGTTATGTAAATCAAAAATCAAGTAGGTATAAATCTGCTATAAATGAAGAGAGGGAAATAACAGGATTTACTCAGTATTCAATTACAGGAAAAGGAAAACATGCATTGAAGCAAATAAAAGGCAATTCTAGTAACAGTAAAAATACTAAATTTTTACTTTGGGAGTTTTTAGCTGTTAAAGGTAAAGGTAAGAATTACATTCGAACAAGACGAGCAACTATTTTAAAGTTTTTAGAGAGTTCAACTTCATTTAAAAACTTGATTAATCATTTAAAGCATAAAGGTTTTAATGATTCGATTAATGTGATTAAAAGTGACATAGAAGGACTCAATAATATAGGAATTAGAATTGATTTGAATGATAATTCCGTGAGATTGTTAGACAAAATAAATAATTTTCATATACCTAAAATTAATGTTAACTTATCCAATGAAGAAAAAGATAAATTAAAAGTAAAAGAGTTTTTCATATCTGAAACGTCTATACCTAATAAATTTATTACATTACTTGATTTAGCATATGATGGTAATGCAAATCGAGATTTTGAAATAATTACTTCAGAGTTTATTAGAGAAGTATATAAATTAAACACAAAACACTTAGGTGGGACTCGTAAACCAGATATATTAATTTGGAATGATGAATTTGGAATAATAGCTGATACAAAGGCTTATAGTAAAGGATATAAGAAAAATATATCTGAAGAAGATAAAATGGTAAGGTATATTGATGAGAATGCTAAGCGTAGTAAAGATGATAATCCAAATGAATGGTGGATAAATTTTGGTAAAAACATACCGTCTAGTAATTATTTCTATCTTTGGGTATCTAGCGAATTTATTGGAAAGTTTGAAGAGCAATTAAAAGAAACAGCTAGTAGGACTAATACAAATGGTGCTTCATTAAATGTTTATCAACTATTAATGGGAGGGCATTTAGTACAAACAGGAAGATTCAATATTAGTAATTTGCCAGCGTATATGAATAATAGTGAAATTAAATTTTCATAG
- a CDS encoding two-component system regulatory protein YycI, with amino-acid sequence MNWKRAKSLFIVVFLLVNICLIFVYNDKVNKAKINDAEEQNSVNFEQENIKLPKNMPDVSHVKMQLITARSKDFKDEAEKSDKAEARNNGHTLDKEMSESVNVKLDPISHLKPYIDQNIYKGNEYQYHDTNDGKIKYEQTYKGFPIMNNNRAELTFDVKDDTVKSYEQSAMEDILPSKGANNEPRQVISAHKAIEALYYNQYLKHNQEVENIRLGYYTVVKETNIQVLQANWEIKVKDANGTHTYYVEAISSNPQIIEQ; translated from the coding sequence ATGAACTGGAAACGTGCAAAATCATTGTTCATCGTCGTGTTTCTCCTCGTTAATATTTGTTTAATCTTTGTGTATAATGATAAAGTTAATAAAGCGAAAATTAACGATGCAGAAGAGCAAAATTCGGTTAACTTTGAACAAGAAAATATCAAATTGCCGAAAAACATGCCTGATGTGAGTCATGTGAAAATGCAGCTCATTACGGCACGTTCGAAAGACTTTAAAGATGAAGCGGAAAAAAGTGATAAAGCAGAAGCACGAAATAACGGGCACACATTGGATAAGGAAATGAGTGAAAGTGTCAATGTGAAACTGGACCCTATTTCGCATTTGAAACCGTACATCGATCAAAATATCTATAAAGGCAACGAGTATCAATATCACGATACGAACGATGGCAAAATCAAATACGAACAGACGTATAAAGGCTTCCCGATTATGAATAACAATCGTGCAGAACTGACATTTGATGTGAAAGACGATACAGTCAAATCGTACGAGCAGTCTGCAATGGAAGACATCCTTCCGTCTAAAGGGGCGAATAATGAACCGAGACAAGTCATTAGCGCCCATAAAGCGATTGAAGCACTTTATTATAATCAGTACTTAAAACATAACCAAGAAGTCGAAAACATCCGACTCGGTTATTATACGGTGGTCAAAGAGACGAATATTCAAGTCTTGCAAGCCAACTGGGAAATTAAAGTGAAAGACGCAAATGGCACACATACGTATTATGTAGAGGCAATTTCGTCCAATCCACAAATTATTGAACAATAG
- a CDS encoding DNA adenine methylase: MRYIGSKTILLNEIEKVIEKNVSGSERSFLDLFAGTNTVADHFKHKYEVATNDILYFSFVNSKAKIENNTPLKFSKLGIDPFKYLNDDNNALNYNGCFYYTNNYTPRGNAMYFSEENGKKIDFIRNTIDEWYNNNLLEEYEYYYLISSLIEAIPYISNITGTYGAFLKHWDKRALNKLEIKPLAIINNGYNNKSYNQDANILVKNIKSDITYIDTPYNNRQYASNYHLLENIARNTKPELNGKTKIFDWSFLKSKYSMKSKAFDSLEDLINNLDTTYLILSYNDEGIINITDLIELLKKYSIDGKVDVTEIPYKKYRSKITSKKSTLNEYIFFIQKKKYNLLTTRKAKNTK; this comes from the coding sequence ATGAGATATATAGGTTCAAAAACAATTTTGTTAAATGAAATTGAAAAAGTAATCGAAAAAAATGTTAGCGGTTCAGAAAGGTCTTTCTTAGATTTATTCGCTGGTACTAATACTGTGGCAGATCACTTCAAACATAAATATGAAGTTGCTACTAATGATATACTCTATTTTAGCTTTGTGAATTCTAAAGCTAAGATAGAAAATAATACCCCATTAAAATTTAGTAAATTAGGTATCGATCCTTTTAAGTATTTAAATGATGATAATAATGCTTTAAATTATAATGGTTGCTTTTATTACACTAATAATTATACTCCACGTGGAAACGCAATGTACTTTAGTGAAGAAAATGGTAAAAAAATTGATTTCATTAGAAATACTATTGATGAATGGTATAATAATAATCTTTTAGAAGAGTATGAATATTATTATTTAATATCTTCTTTGATAGAAGCAATTCCTTATATAAGTAATATCACCGGTACATACGGTGCATTTTTAAAACATTGGGATAAAAGAGCTTTGAATAAGTTAGAAATTAAACCTTTAGCCATTATAAACAACGGATATAATAATAAATCCTATAATCAAGATGCAAATATTCTAGTTAAAAATATAAAATCAGACATCACTTACATTGATACTCCCTATAATAATAGGCAATATGCCTCAAACTATCATTTATTGGAAAATATAGCCAGAAATACTAAACCTGAACTAAACGGTAAAACCAAAATATTTGACTGGAGTTTTTTAAAAAGTAAATATTCTATGAAATCAAAAGCTTTTGACTCTCTTGAAGACTTAATCAATAACTTAGACACTACATATCTAATATTAAGTTATAACGACGAAGGTATAATTAATATAACTGATTTAATAGAGTTACTAAAAAAGTACTCTATTGACGGTAAAGTAGATGTTACTGAAATTCCATATAAAAAGTATAGATCTAAAATTACATCTAAAAAAAGCACTCTTAATGAATATATTTTCTTTATACAAAAAAAGAAATACAACCTTTTGACTACCAGAAAAGCCAAGAACACAAAATAA
- the rlmH gene encoding 23S rRNA (pseudouridine(1915)-N(3))-methyltransferase RlmH produces the protein MKITILAVGKLKEKYWKLAIAEYTKRLGAYTKIEVVEVPDEKAPETMSAKEIEQVKEKEGQRILSKIKPQSTVITLEIAGKMLSSEDLAQTLDQRMTQGASDFTFVIGGSHGLHDAVLRRSDFALSFSKMTFPHQMMRVILLEQVYRAFKIMRGEAYHK, from the coding sequence ATGAAAATAACCATCTTGGCAGTAGGGAAATTAAAAGAAAAATATTGGAAACTCGCCATTGCAGAATACACCAAACGGCTCGGCGCATACACCAAAATAGAAGTGGTCGAAGTTCCAGATGAAAAAGCACCCGAAACAATGAGTGCAAAAGAAATTGAACAAGTGAAAGAAAAAGAAGGGCAGCGCATCTTAAGTAAAATCAAACCACAAAGCACGGTCATCACATTAGAAATCGCTGGTAAAATGTTAAGCTCTGAAGACTTGGCACAAACACTCGATCAGCGCATGACACAGGGCGCAAGTGACTTCACATTTGTCATAGGCGGCTCACATGGGCTACACGATGCCGTGTTACGACGCAGTGACTTTGCGTTGTCGTTCAGTAAAATGACCTTTCCACACCAAATGATGCGCGTCATCCTGTTGGAGCAGGTGTACAGAGCATTTAAAATTATGCGGGGAGAAGCGTATCATAAGTGA
- a CDS encoding DUF418 domain-containing protein produces the protein MMFLIPFISLNKSIFKWGTVFVAITLIIILAFSFFDDTDIPHDMHKEETFVQETKDLYQQGSYSEIISESPENSDPYFEQLKAIFGVSPGILILSVIVFESLVFGIGIYLSKSGWFEKDANDFWSNKLFVYLTPVVLLLKSSYLWFDNENIADTFNFVFGLFLALCYIALFKYLYQKYTQHIIFRGLENLGKMSLTFYITQSIIGVLIFYGFGLGQFGKDTLFYNVIIFIILFLIQMVIAFWYQKYLRYGPLEYVLRVFTYWTFKKQRWR, from the coding sequence ATGATGTTTCTCATTCCTTTTATTTCACTTAATAAAAGCATCTTTAAATGGGGAACAGTTTTTGTTGCTATTACGCTCATCATCATTCTTGCATTTTCATTTTTTGATGACACAGATATACCGCATGATATGCATAAGGAAGAAACTTTTGTTCAAGAAACGAAAGATTTGTATCAACAAGGAAGTTATAGCGAAATCATTAGTGAGTCACCTGAGAACAGTGATCCATATTTTGAACAATTAAAAGCGATATTTGGAGTTTCTCCTGGTATTCTCATTTTAAGCGTCATTGTCTTTGAAAGTTTGGTTTTTGGTATTGGTATCTATTTATCGAAAAGTGGTTGGTTTGAAAAGGATGCGAATGATTTTTGGTCGAACAAATTGTTTGTCTACTTAACGCCGGTAGTTTTACTGCTTAAATCAAGTTATTTATGGTTTGATAATGAAAATATTGCAGATACGTTTAATTTTGTTTTTGGCCTTTTCCTAGCATTATGTTATATAGCACTTTTTAAATATCTCTATCAAAAGTACACACAGCATATTATTTTCCGTGGTTTAGAAAATTTAGGGAAGATGTCCCTCACGTTTTATATTACGCAAAGTATTATCGGTGTATTGATATTTTATGGTTTTGGTCTTGGGCAATTTGGAAAAGATACACTCTTTTACAATGTCATAATTTTTATCATTTTATTTTTAATTCAAATGGTCATCGCATTTTGGTATCAGAAGTATTTACGTTATGGACCTCTAGAATACGTTTTAAGAGTGTTTACATATTGGACATTTAAGAAGCAACGTTGGAGATAG
- a CDS encoding MBL fold metallo-hydrolase has translation MSVLASGSTGNATYVESDKGSLLVDVGLTGKKMEALFDQIDRKISDLNGILVTHEHSDHIKGLGVLARKYGLPVYANEKTWTCIDKKDSKIPLDQKFVFNPYETKSIAGFDIESFNVSHDAIDPQFYIFHNDYKKLTMITDTGYVSDRMKGMIRGSDAFVFESNHDVDMLRMCRYPWKTKQRILSDMGHVSNEDAAHAMTDVITGQTKRIYLSHLSQDNNMKDLARMSVGQILQAHDIDTVNEVKLCDTDKAIPTQIYTL, from the coding sequence ATGAGTGTACTCGCAAGCGGTAGTACCGGCAATGCGACATATGTAGAAAGTGATAAGGGCAGTTTGTTAGTCGATGTAGGACTCACAGGTAAAAAAATGGAGGCACTTTTCGATCAAATCGACCGGAAAATTTCAGATCTTAATGGTATCCTTGTGACACACGAACATAGTGACCATATTAAAGGCTTAGGTGTCCTTGCGAGAAAATATGGTTTACCTGTGTATGCGAACGAAAAAACATGGACGTGTATCGATAAAAAAGACTCCAAAATTCCGTTAGATCAAAAGTTTGTATTCAATCCATATGAAACTAAATCCATTGCCGGGTTCGATATTGAATCATTTAACGTGTCTCATGACGCTATCGACCCACAGTTTTACATTTTTCATAATGACTACAAAAAGCTGACGATGATTACCGATACAGGCTATGTGTCTGATCGTATGAAAGGTATGATTCGTGGCAGTGATGCATTTGTGTTTGAAAGTAATCATGATGTCGATATGTTGCGCATGTGTCGCTATCCATGGAAGACGAAGCAACGTATTTTGAGTGATATGGGGCACGTGTCGAATGAAGATGCAGCCCATGCGATGACAGACGTGATTACAGGTCAAACGAAGCGCATTTATTTGTCTCACTTATCACAAGACAACAATATGAAAGACTTGGCCCGTATGAGTGTCGGTCAGATCTTGCAGGCGCATGATATCGATACAGTGAATGAAGTGAAACTGTGTGATACAGATAAAGCCATCCCCACACAGATTTATACATTGTAG
- a CDS encoding DUF262 domain-containing protein has protein sequence MKLFYITKDNTNSESDIVRVSDLNDEDLKYYMEIDDFSEFQKRCDELDLVIDETTENHVMELLDSKFEEINGKLEEFEIKHWVSNRSFGELIEMYEEDEITIPIMQRNFVWDSVQCSRLIESIILGLPIPPLFLIEVDSNKYEVIDGLQRITAISNFVKKRPWNYSKDRESTSKGKAKLSKLVDKSIAGKSFDQLNENFQRKIKRSTIPLIEFKQLTPDNYNSKYLIFERINTGSQKLNSMQIRKSLASGDFMIDLYKKCEENDLLNSIFTKTALKKDLHVEAYLRTYVFNKLVNDEFQTRNHGIKNILNDYCENHRKTKVESEFDDKFKKALELLFNNFDIFIDKPFRRVNKNKDNGMYEYVGNLSVTIMESLLAAIINNIENDINFDKLKYFYEQELSKYFSKKSLLGENPFSTSTGKLDSIRDRFRILNELVVKSIEY, from the coding sequence ATGAAATTGTTTTATATAACAAAAGATAATACTAATAGCGAAAGTGATATTGTGAGGGTTAGTGATTTAAATGATGAAGATTTAAAATATTATATGGAGATTGATGATTTTTCAGAATTTCAAAAAAGGTGTGATGAGTTAGACCTTGTAATAGACGAAACAACTGAAAATCATGTAATGGAATTACTTGATAGTAAATTTGAAGAAATTAATGGGAAATTAGAAGAGTTTGAAATTAAACATTGGGTTAGTAATAGATCTTTTGGAGAACTGATTGAAATGTATGAAGAAGATGAAATAACAATACCTATAATGCAAAGAAACTTTGTTTGGGATTCAGTTCAATGTTCAAGATTAATCGAATCAATAATATTAGGATTACCTATTCCCCCTTTATTCCTAATAGAAGTAGATAGTAACAAATATGAAGTGATTGATGGATTACAAAGAATTACAGCTATAAGTAATTTTGTGAAAAAAAGACCTTGGAATTATTCAAAAGATAGAGAGTCAACAAGTAAGGGTAAAGCTAAGCTTTCGAAATTAGTTGATAAAAGTATTGCAGGAAAATCATTTGATCAATTAAATGAAAATTTCCAAAGAAAAATTAAAAGAAGTACAATCCCTTTGATAGAATTTAAACAGCTAACACCTGATAACTATAATTCGAAATATCTAATTTTTGAAAGAATTAATACAGGCTCCCAGAAACTTAACTCTATGCAAATAAGAAAGTCTTTAGCTTCAGGAGATTTTATGATTGATTTATATAAAAAATGTGAAGAAAATGATTTACTAAATTCTATATTCACAAAAACGGCTTTAAAGAAGGATTTACATGTTGAAGCCTATTTGAGAACTTATGTTTTTAATAAACTTGTAAATGACGAATTTCAAACTAGAAATCATGGAATTAAAAATATTTTAAATGATTATTGTGAAAATCATAGGAAAACAAAAGTAGAATCGGAATTTGATGATAAATTTAAAAAAGCATTAGAACTACTTTTTAACAATTTTGACATTTTTATTGATAAACCGTTTAGAAGAGTAAATAAAAATAAAGATAACGGTATGTATGAGTATGTTGGTAATTTAAGTGTAACTATAATGGAATCATTATTAGCTGCAATTATTAATAATATTGAAAATGATATTAATTTTGATAAATTAAAATACTTTTACGAACAAGAATTAAGCAAATATTTTTCTAAGAAATCATTATTAGGTGAAAATCCATTCTCAACTTCAACAGGTAAATTGGACTCAATAAGGGATAGGTTTAGAATTCTTAATGAATTGGTTGTGAAGAGTATTGAGTATTGA
- a CDS encoding Dam family site-specific DNA-(adenine-N6)-methyltransferase encodes MNYIGGKYKLLPQIIPLFPKNISTFVDLFSGGANVGINVKAKRHIFIDMNTKINEMFRFFASENPDDLVNKIQNRIQEFNLSKTNSQAYISFRNQYNTNPNPLDLYILISYSYNYQIRFNNNLKFNNPFGKNRSHFSENMKKNLVNFINTLNTLNHEFIDGYFQNIDLSFLDKQSLVYLDPPYLITTGSYNDGNRGFQNWGVQQEIEMYNLMQWLTENGIRYALSNVLSHKNVEHSLLQQFIKDNKVQVHHLNYSYHNSSYNTSREQSDEVIITNYDTSNFKLLI; translated from the coding sequence TTGAATTATATTGGGGGTAAATATAAGTTACTCCCTCAAATTATCCCTTTATTTCCGAAAAATATATCTACATTTGTTGATTTATTTTCTGGAGGGGCAAATGTAGGAATAAACGTAAAAGCTAAACGACATATTTTCATCGATATGAATACAAAAATTAATGAAATGTTTAGGTTTTTTGCTAGTGAAAATCCAGATGATTTAGTTAACAAAATACAAAATCGAATACAGGAATTCAATTTAAGTAAAACCAATTCTCAAGCATATATTTCATTTAGAAATCAATATAATACAAATCCAAATCCACTAGATTTATATATACTTATATCATATTCTTATAATTATCAAATAAGATTTAATAATAATTTAAAATTCAATAACCCCTTTGGTAAAAATAGAAGTCATTTTAGTGAAAATATGAAGAAAAATCTTGTGAATTTTATAAATACACTAAACACCTTAAACCACGAATTTATTGATGGATATTTCCAAAATATAGACTTATCTTTTTTAGATAAACAATCTCTGGTCTATTTAGATCCACCCTATTTAATTACAACCGGAAGTTACAATGATGGTAATAGAGGTTTTCAAAATTGGGGTGTTCAACAAGAAATAGAGATGTATAATTTAATGCAATGGTTAACTGAAAATGGAATTCGTTATGCATTAAGTAATGTGTTAAGTCATAAAAATGTTGAACATTCACTTCTTCAACAATTTATTAAAGACAACAAAGTACAAGTCCATCACTTGAACTATAGCTACCATAATTCATCATATAATACATCTAGAGAACAGAGCGATGAAGTAATAATCACAAATTATGATACTTCTAACTTTAAATTATTAATTTAA
- a CDS encoding YycH family regulatory protein gives MRTRELIKSIVLALLVLSSIVLTVMIWNFSPDLTDADNVHTKDATEAIGTRYDKAFSQVVTPLQLVHVENDDVKGMPANKDVNALMTVFQKHRIIEVEDIQNDDVVLLRDLSNHFVVLDYPSDIPLSMYLNEVIEIPAKVPTNFKFNRLILDVDDAQHVIIYAMQPNHQRAIKLETNLNTKYVQQRIQKMKADLEPYDDVVTNRSTINKATYMYAVKAPKNLKAYRTIFNRINVEDLNAILFDNTPIVRTTNSGNTTYNNKTGVVNYNANRETYDYTNLSEDEHSTRNMNVNLPRAFDFINKHGGFTDDFRLFSADNDRGYIIYQMFLNGRPIFYPNQLNEIRVLWGERGLYEYSRGLLKTNVTIDNGEKPESLPDLEDVRSVLASKGNIDFTKVQQMVIGYRMSPIKGPENSIEIQEGSQFIPTWYIQYDHEWYEYKDGELVET, from the coding sequence ATGCGAACTAGAGAATTGATTAAGTCAATTGTGTTAGCACTCCTGGTCCTATCGAGTATTGTATTAACAGTCATGATTTGGAACTTTTCGCCGGATTTAACGGATGCAGATAATGTGCATACGAAAGATGCGACAGAGGCAATCGGGACGCGTTATGATAAAGCATTTAGCCAAGTGGTGACGCCTTTACAACTCGTGCATGTCGAAAATGATGATGTGAAAGGGATGCCAGCGAACAAAGATGTGAATGCATTAATGACGGTATTTCAAAAGCATCGCATTATTGAAGTAGAAGATATTCAAAATGATGATGTCGTGTTATTGCGTGATTTGAGCAATCATTTCGTCGTGTTAGACTACCCGTCAGACATCCCGCTGTCGATGTATTTGAATGAAGTTATTGAAATCCCTGCGAAAGTGCCGACAAACTTTAAATTTAACCGGCTTATTTTAGATGTCGATGATGCTCAACATGTAATCATTTATGCCATGCAGCCGAATCATCAACGGGCGATTAAGTTAGAAACGAATTTGAATACGAAATATGTGCAACAACGCATTCAGAAGATGAAAGCGGACTTGGAACCGTACGATGATGTTGTGACGAACCGCAGTACGATTAATAAGGCGACGTATATGTATGCCGTGAAAGCACCGAAAAACTTAAAAGCATACCGGACTATTTTTAATCGTATTAACGTAGAAGATTTGAACGCAATTCTGTTTGATAATACGCCAATTGTGCGGACAACGAATAGTGGGAACACGACGTACAACAACAAAACAGGCGTCGTGAACTACAATGCGAATCGTGAAACGTATGACTATACCAATTTGTCAGAAGATGAGCATAGTACGCGGAATATGAATGTGAACTTACCACGTGCGTTTGATTTTATTAATAAACATGGCGGCTTTACAGATGATTTTCGCTTATTTAGTGCGGACAATGACCGTGGCTATATTATTTATCAAATGTTTCTGAATGGACGTCCGATTTTTTATCCGAACCAATTAAACGAAATTCGCGTCTTGTGGGGCGAACGGGGCTTATACGAATACAGTCGCGGTTTATTAAAAACGAACGTGACGATTGATAACGGTGAAAAGCCTGAGTCGTTACCGGATTTGGAAGATGTGCGTTCTGTACTGGCGAGTAAAGGGAATATTGATTTTACAAAAGTCCAACAAATGGTTATCGGTTATCGTATGAGTCCAATTAAAGGACCGGAAAATAGTATCGAAATTCAAGAAGGCAGTCAGTTTATACCGACGTGGTACATTCAATATGATCACGAGTGGTACGAATATAAAGACGGGGAGTTGGTCGAGACATGA